The following coding sequences are from one Anguilla anguilla isolate fAngAng1 chromosome 12, fAngAng1.pri, whole genome shotgun sequence window:
- the LOC118210095 gene encoding olfactory receptor 52J3-like, with translation MGNSTEILFVLQGLNETVLSKHTYFILILLVYLFTLVANLTLIVTIISEKTLHEPMLVFLCNLCVNGILGASIFYPKILVDLLYDLSVTSYEVCLGQIFLLYSYTNCEFTTLAMMAYDRYIAICKPLNYHSIITPQKVMQLLLFTWVLSICESVVVVGLVARLPLCGFNIEKIYCTAWAVVKLSCVDTTINNIFGYIFIVFNVSLAVLVVISYIYIVRACVRSPKERSKFMQTCLPHLIALSNFFIAVSFDLMYARYGPTDRLHGLRNFMSLDYLIVPPILNPLVYGLRLNQIRHKIFRICSQKRHALK, from the coding sequence ATGGGGAATTCAACTGAAATACTGTTTGTTCTACAAGGACTGAATGAGACAGTGttaagcaaacacacatactttaTCCTCATTCTTCTTGTTTACCTTTTTACTCTTGTGGCGAACCTGACTTTGATTGTGACAATTATTTCGGAGAAAACCCTCCATGAGCCCATGCttgtatttctgtgtaatttgtgtGTAAACGGTATACTGGGCGCCTCTATATTTTATCCTAAAATATTGGTGGACCTTTTATATGACTTGAGTGTTACTTCGTATGAAGTTTGTTTgggtcaaatatttttattatatagcTATACAAACTGCGAATTTACCACGTTAGCAATGATGGCTTATGACAGGTATATCGCGATATGCAAGCCGCTCAATTACCACTCCATCATAACGCCTCAGAAAGTGATGCAATTACTATTATTTACCTGGGTTTTATCGATCTGTGAATCTGTTGTTGTGGTCGGCCTGGTAGCCAGACTGCCCCTCTGTGGATTCAACATCGAAAAGATTTACTGCACAGCCTGGGCCGTGGTAAAGCTGTCGTGTGTGGACACCACTATCAATAACATATTCGGgtacattttcatagtttttaaCGTTTCACTAGCAGTGCTGGTCGTGATATCCTATATTTATATAGTCAGAGCATGTGTGCGATCGCCTAAAGAACGGAGTAAATTCATGCAGACGTGTTTGCCCCATTTAATCGCACTGTCCAACTTCTTCATCGCAGTAAGTTTTGATCTCATGTACGCGCGCTATGGTCCCACCGACCGTCTGCATGGTCTCCGCAATTTCATGTCCTTGGACTACCTCATTGTTCCACCGATCCTAAATCCACTAGTTTATGGTCTGAGACTGAACCAAATCCGTCATAAAATCTTTAGAATATGCAGCCAGAAAAGACATGCTCTAAAGTGA
- the LOC118209054 gene encoding olfactory receptor 1509-like produces MENSTEILFVLQGLNETMLSKHTLFILILLGYLFTLLANLTLITTIISEKTLHEPMLVFLCNLCVNGILGSSIFYPKILVDLLSDLSVTSYKPCIGQIFLLYSYTNSEMTTLAMMAYDRYIAICKPLNYHSIVTPQKVMQLLLFNWIVSICQSVVVTALVARLPLCGFNIEKIYCSAWAVVKLSCVDTTLNNIFGYIFIVFNVSLAVLVVISYVPIVRACVRSKKERSKFMQTCLPHIIVLTNNFIALSFDLMYTRYGPTDRLQSLRNFMSLDYLVVPPLLNPLIYGLRLNQIRRRIFNICSQKMHALK; encoded by the coding sequence ATGGAGAATTCAACTGAAATACTGTTTGTTCTACAAGGACTGAATGAGACAATGttaagcaaacacacattatttaTCCTCATTCTTCTTGGTTACCTTTTTACTCTTTTGGCGAACCTGACTTTGATTACAACAATTATTTCGGAGAAAACGCTCCATGAGCCCATGCttgtatttctgtgtaatttgtgtGTAAACGGTATACTGGGCTCCTCTATATTTTATCCTAAAATATTGGTGGACCTTTTATCTGACTTGAGTGTTACTTCGTATAAACCTTGTATAggtcaaatttttttattatacagctATACAAACAGCGAAATGACCACGTTAGCAATGATGGCTTATGACAGGTATATCGCGATATGCAAGCCGCTCAATTACCACTCCATTGTAACGCCTCAGAAAGTGATGCAATTACTATTATTTAACTGGATTGTATCCATCTGTCAATCTGTTGTTGTGACGGCCCTGGTAGCCAGACTGCCCCTCTGTGGATTCAACATCGAAAAGATTTACTGCTCAGCCTGGGCCGTGGTAAAGCTGTCGTGTGTGGACACCACTCTCAATAACATATTCGGgtacattttcatagtttttaaCGTTTCACTAGCAGTGCTGGTCGTGATTTCCTATGTTCCAATCGTCAGAGCATGTGTGCGATCGAAGAAAGAACGGAGTAAATTCATGCAGACTTGTTTGCCCCATATAATCGTACTGACCAACAACTTCATCGCACTCTCTTTTGACCTCATGTACACGCGCTATGGTCCCACCGACCGTCTGCAGTCTCTCCGCAATTTCATGTCCTTGGACTACCTCGTTGTTCCACCGCTCCTAAATCCCCTCATTTATGGCCTGAGACTGAATCAGATCCGCCGGAGAATTTTTAACATTTGCAGCCAGAAAATGCATGCTCTGAAATGA